In the genome of Eriocheir sinensis breed Jianghai 21 chromosome 44, ASM2467909v1, whole genome shotgun sequence, one region contains:
- the LOC126980280 gene encoding 6-phosphofructo-2-kinase/fructose-2,6-bisphosphatase 1-like isoform X4 produces the protein MDYVNIPHVVAMVGLPARGKTYIAMKLARYLNWVGLPTKVFNVGDYRRQAIGDYQGHDFFHPRNREGTNVRNKCALDALQDVCEFLQSGGMVAVYDATNTNIERRQLIHHVICERMGYKLFFIESICNDPAIIETNIMECKVTNPDYTNMEKEDAVKDFLKRIEHYRLIYEPLDEEKESKYSFMKIYDAGRRVVVHKQEGHIESRIAYYLMNIHITPRSIYLTRHGESVYNQLGRIGGDSDLSHRGRQYANALAKFISQQNITNLRVWTSCMKRTIQTASGISAPQERWKALNEIDAGICEGLMYEEIQEQYPEEFAARDQNKYSYRYPRGESYEDVVVRLESVIMELERQENVLVVGHQAVLRCVLAYFLDKTGVELPYMKVPLHTIIKLTPQAYGCKVEFFKIPIDCVDTHRSKPVVTRSDEGKEEDMQGAPRGASDIIDGVQVNVLQGLVEGLSVCDNRTVENEENVQGAVGGIQLPESARALWAFMRPKH, from the exons ATGGACTACGTCAACATCCCTCACGTGGTGGCCATGGTGGGCCTACCAGCGAGGGGCAAGACCTACATCGCCATGAAGCTCGCCCGCTACCTCAACTGGGTGGGCCTGCCGACCAAAG TGTTCAATGTTGGTGACTACCGCCGCCAAGCCATTGGGGACTACCAGGGCCATGACTTCTTCCACCCCAGGAACAGGGAAGGCACCAACGTCAGGAACAAGTGTGCCCTCGATGCCCTGCAG GATGTGTGTGAGTTCCTGCAGTCCGGGGGCATGGTGGCCGTGTACgatgccaccaacaccaacatcgaGCGCCGGCAGCTGATCCACCACGTCATCTGTGAGCGCATGGGGTACAAGCTCTTCTTCATCGAGTCCATCTGCAACGACCCGGCCATCATTGAGACAAACATCATG GAGTGTAAGGTGACCAACCCCGACTACACCAACATGGAGAAGGAGGATGCGGTGAAGGACTTTTTGAAGCGCATTGAGCACTATCGTCTCATCTATGAGCCgctggacgaggagaaggagagcaaGTACAGCTTCATGAAGATCTATGACGCTG GTCGGCGAGTGGTCGTGCACAAACAGGAGGGTCACATCGAGAGCCGCATCGCCTATTACCTCATGAATATCCACATCACGCCACGCTCCATCTACCTGACTAGG CACGGCGAGTCAGTGTACAACCAGCTTGGAAGGATCGGTGGGGACTCGGACCTCTCCCACCGCGGCCGCCAGTACGCCAACGCCCTCGCCAAGTTCATCTCGCAGCAGAACATCACCAACCTGCGGGTGTGGACGTCCTGCATGAAGAGGACCATCCAGACGGCCTCGGGGATCAGTGCGCCGCAGGAGAGGTGGAAGGCGCTCAACGAGATTGATGCC GGCATCTGTGAGGGACTGATGTACGAGGAGATCCAGGAGCAGTACCCGGAGGAGTTTGCCGCCAGGGACCAGAACAAATACTCCTACAG GTACCCGCGTGGTGAGTCGTACGAGGACGTGGTGGTGCGGCTGGAGAGCGTCATCATGGAGCTGGAGCGCCAGGAGAACGTGCTGGTGGTGGGCCATCAGGCGGTGCTGCGCTGCGTCCTCGCCTACTTCCTCGACAAGACAGGAG TGGAGTTGCCGTACATGAAAGTGCCGCTCCACACCATCATCAAGCTGACCCCGCAGGCGTACGGATGCAAGGTGGAGTTCTTCAAGATCCCCATCGACTGCGTTGACACCCACCGATCCAAGCCCGTG GTGACGCGCAgcgatgaggggaaggaggaggacatgcAGGGAGCCCCTAGAGGTGCAAGTGACATCATAGATGGAGTACAAGTCAATGTGTTGCAGGGACTAGTGGAAGGACTGTCTGTTTGTGACAATAGAACTGTTGAAAACGAAGAGAACGTGCAGGGGGCCGTGGGAGGCATTCAGTTGCCCGAGTCTGCCCGGGCGCTGTGGGCATTCATGAGGCCGAAGCACTAA
- the LOC126980280 gene encoding 6-phosphofructo-2-kinase/fructose-2,6-bisphosphatase 1-like isoform X6: MTGGGEKSKACAPGRVEIEVGMDYVNIPHVVAMVGLPARGKTYIAMKLARYLNWVGLPTKVFNVGDYRRQAIGDYQGHDFFHPRNREGTNVRNKCALDALQDVCEFLQSGGMVAVYDATNTNIERRQLIHHVICERMGYKLFFIESICNDPAIIETNIMECKVTNPDYTNMEKEDAVKDFLKRIEHYRLIYEPLDEEKESKYSFMKIYDAGRRVVVHKQEGHIESRIAYYLMNIHITPRSIYLTRHGESVYNQLGRIGGDSDLSHRGRQYANALAKFISQQNITNLRVWTSCMKRTIQTASGISAPQERWKALNEIDAGICEGLMYEEIQEQYPEEFAARDQNKYSYRYPRGESYEDVVVRLESVIMELERQENVLVVGHQAVLRCVLAYFLDKTGVELPYMKVPLHTIIKLTPQAYGCKVEFFKIPIDCVDTHRSKPVEWEETEY, encoded by the exons aGGTGGGCATGGACTACGTCAACATCCCTCACGTGGTGGCCATGGTGGGCCTACCAGCGAGGGGCAAGACCTACATCGCCATGAAGCTCGCCCGCTACCTCAACTGGGTGGGCCTGCCGACCAAAG TGTTCAATGTTGGTGACTACCGCCGCCAAGCCATTGGGGACTACCAGGGCCATGACTTCTTCCACCCCAGGAACAGGGAAGGCACCAACGTCAGGAACAAGTGTGCCCTCGATGCCCTGCAG GATGTGTGTGAGTTCCTGCAGTCCGGGGGCATGGTGGCCGTGTACgatgccaccaacaccaacatcgaGCGCCGGCAGCTGATCCACCACGTCATCTGTGAGCGCATGGGGTACAAGCTCTTCTTCATCGAGTCCATCTGCAACGACCCGGCCATCATTGAGACAAACATCATG GAGTGTAAGGTGACCAACCCCGACTACACCAACATGGAGAAGGAGGATGCGGTGAAGGACTTTTTGAAGCGCATTGAGCACTATCGTCTCATCTATGAGCCgctggacgaggagaaggagagcaaGTACAGCTTCATGAAGATCTATGACGCTG GTCGGCGAGTGGTCGTGCACAAACAGGAGGGTCACATCGAGAGCCGCATCGCCTATTACCTCATGAATATCCACATCACGCCACGCTCCATCTACCTGACTAGG CACGGCGAGTCAGTGTACAACCAGCTTGGAAGGATCGGTGGGGACTCGGACCTCTCCCACCGCGGCCGCCAGTACGCCAACGCCCTCGCCAAGTTCATCTCGCAGCAGAACATCACCAACCTGCGGGTGTGGACGTCCTGCATGAAGAGGACCATCCAGACGGCCTCGGGGATCAGTGCGCCGCAGGAGAGGTGGAAGGCGCTCAACGAGATTGATGCC GGCATCTGTGAGGGACTGATGTACGAGGAGATCCAGGAGCAGTACCCGGAGGAGTTTGCCGCCAGGGACCAGAACAAATACTCCTACAG GTACCCGCGTGGTGAGTCGTACGAGGACGTGGTGGTGCGGCTGGAGAGCGTCATCATGGAGCTGGAGCGCCAGGAGAACGTGCTGGTGGTGGGCCATCAGGCGGTGCTGCGCTGCGTCCTCGCCTACTTCCTCGACAAGACAGGAG TGGAGTTGCCGTACATGAAAGTGCCGCTCCACACCATCATCAAGCTGACCCCGCAGGCGTACGGATGCAAGGTGGAGTTCTTCAAGATCCCCATCGACTGCGTTGACACCCACCGATCCAAGCCCGTG GAATGGGAAGAGACTGAGTATTGA
- the LOC126980280 gene encoding 6-phosphofructo-2-kinase/fructose-2,6-bisphosphatase 1-like isoform X1 has product MTGGGEKSKACAPGRVEIEVGMDYVNIPHVVAMVGLPARGKTYIAMKLARYLNWVGLPTKVFNVGDYRRQAIGDYQGHDFFHPRNREGTNVRNKCALDALQDVCEFLQSGGMVAVYDATNTNIERRQLIHHVICERMGYKLFFIESICNDPAIIETNIMECKVTNPDYTNMEKEDAVKDFLKRIEHYRLIYEPLDEEKESKYSFMKIYDAGRRVVVHKQEGHIESRIAYYLMNIHITPRSIYLTRHGESVYNQLGRIGGDSDLSHRGRQYANALAKFISQQNITNLRVWTSCMKRTIQTASGISAPQERWKALNEIDAGICEGLMYEEIQEQYPEEFAARDQNKYSYRYPRGESYEDVVVRLESVIMELERQENVLVVGHQAVLRCVLAYFLDKTGVELPYMKVPLHTIIKLTPQAYGCKVEFFKIPIDCVDTHRSKPVVTRSDEGKEEDMQGAPRGASDIIDGVQVNVLQGLVEGLSVCDNRTVENEENVQGAVGGIQLPESARALWAFMRPKH; this is encoded by the exons aGGTGGGCATGGACTACGTCAACATCCCTCACGTGGTGGCCATGGTGGGCCTACCAGCGAGGGGCAAGACCTACATCGCCATGAAGCTCGCCCGCTACCTCAACTGGGTGGGCCTGCCGACCAAAG TGTTCAATGTTGGTGACTACCGCCGCCAAGCCATTGGGGACTACCAGGGCCATGACTTCTTCCACCCCAGGAACAGGGAAGGCACCAACGTCAGGAACAAGTGTGCCCTCGATGCCCTGCAG GATGTGTGTGAGTTCCTGCAGTCCGGGGGCATGGTGGCCGTGTACgatgccaccaacaccaacatcgaGCGCCGGCAGCTGATCCACCACGTCATCTGTGAGCGCATGGGGTACAAGCTCTTCTTCATCGAGTCCATCTGCAACGACCCGGCCATCATTGAGACAAACATCATG GAGTGTAAGGTGACCAACCCCGACTACACCAACATGGAGAAGGAGGATGCGGTGAAGGACTTTTTGAAGCGCATTGAGCACTATCGTCTCATCTATGAGCCgctggacgaggagaaggagagcaaGTACAGCTTCATGAAGATCTATGACGCTG GTCGGCGAGTGGTCGTGCACAAACAGGAGGGTCACATCGAGAGCCGCATCGCCTATTACCTCATGAATATCCACATCACGCCACGCTCCATCTACCTGACTAGG CACGGCGAGTCAGTGTACAACCAGCTTGGAAGGATCGGTGGGGACTCGGACCTCTCCCACCGCGGCCGCCAGTACGCCAACGCCCTCGCCAAGTTCATCTCGCAGCAGAACATCACCAACCTGCGGGTGTGGACGTCCTGCATGAAGAGGACCATCCAGACGGCCTCGGGGATCAGTGCGCCGCAGGAGAGGTGGAAGGCGCTCAACGAGATTGATGCC GGCATCTGTGAGGGACTGATGTACGAGGAGATCCAGGAGCAGTACCCGGAGGAGTTTGCCGCCAGGGACCAGAACAAATACTCCTACAG GTACCCGCGTGGTGAGTCGTACGAGGACGTGGTGGTGCGGCTGGAGAGCGTCATCATGGAGCTGGAGCGCCAGGAGAACGTGCTGGTGGTGGGCCATCAGGCGGTGCTGCGCTGCGTCCTCGCCTACTTCCTCGACAAGACAGGAG TGGAGTTGCCGTACATGAAAGTGCCGCTCCACACCATCATCAAGCTGACCCCGCAGGCGTACGGATGCAAGGTGGAGTTCTTCAAGATCCCCATCGACTGCGTTGACACCCACCGATCCAAGCCCGTG GTGACGCGCAgcgatgaggggaaggaggaggacatgcAGGGAGCCCCTAGAGGTGCAAGTGACATCATAGATGGAGTACAAGTCAATGTGTTGCAGGGACTAGTGGAAGGACTGTCTGTTTGTGACAATAGAACTGTTGAAAACGAAGAGAACGTGCAGGGGGCCGTGGGAGGCATTCAGTTGCCCGAGTCTGCCCGGGCGCTGTGGGCATTCATGAGGCCGAAGCACTAA
- the LOC126980280 gene encoding 6-phosphofructo-2-kinase/fructose-2,6-bisphosphatase 1-like isoform X3, which yields MAPTPTMEPLSGEEEWRRMEREHPVMRMTRNDKEVGMDYVNIPHVVAMVGLPARGKTYIAMKLARYLNWVGLPTKVFNVGDYRRQAIGDYQGHDFFHPRNREGTNVRNKCALDALQDVCEFLQSGGMVAVYDATNTNIERRQLIHHVICERMGYKLFFIESICNDPAIIETNIMECKVTNPDYTNMEKEDAVKDFLKRIEHYRLIYEPLDEEKESKYSFMKIYDAGRRVVVHKQEGHIESRIAYYLMNIHITPRSIYLTRHGESVYNQLGRIGGDSDLSHRGRQYANALAKFISQQNITNLRVWTSCMKRTIQTASGISAPQERWKALNEIDAGICEGLMYEEIQEQYPEEFAARDQNKYSYRYPRGESYEDVVVRLESVIMELERQENVLVVGHQAVLRCVLAYFLDKTGVELPYMKVPLHTIIKLTPQAYGCKVEFFKIPIDCVDTHRSKPVVTRSDEGKEEDMQGAPRGASDIIDGVQVNVLQGLVEGLSVCDNRTVENEENVQGAVGGIQLPESARALWAFMRPKH from the exons aGGTGGGCATGGACTACGTCAACATCCCTCACGTGGTGGCCATGGTGGGCCTACCAGCGAGGGGCAAGACCTACATCGCCATGAAGCTCGCCCGCTACCTCAACTGGGTGGGCCTGCCGACCAAAG TGTTCAATGTTGGTGACTACCGCCGCCAAGCCATTGGGGACTACCAGGGCCATGACTTCTTCCACCCCAGGAACAGGGAAGGCACCAACGTCAGGAACAAGTGTGCCCTCGATGCCCTGCAG GATGTGTGTGAGTTCCTGCAGTCCGGGGGCATGGTGGCCGTGTACgatgccaccaacaccaacatcgaGCGCCGGCAGCTGATCCACCACGTCATCTGTGAGCGCATGGGGTACAAGCTCTTCTTCATCGAGTCCATCTGCAACGACCCGGCCATCATTGAGACAAACATCATG GAGTGTAAGGTGACCAACCCCGACTACACCAACATGGAGAAGGAGGATGCGGTGAAGGACTTTTTGAAGCGCATTGAGCACTATCGTCTCATCTATGAGCCgctggacgaggagaaggagagcaaGTACAGCTTCATGAAGATCTATGACGCTG GTCGGCGAGTGGTCGTGCACAAACAGGAGGGTCACATCGAGAGCCGCATCGCCTATTACCTCATGAATATCCACATCACGCCACGCTCCATCTACCTGACTAGG CACGGCGAGTCAGTGTACAACCAGCTTGGAAGGATCGGTGGGGACTCGGACCTCTCCCACCGCGGCCGCCAGTACGCCAACGCCCTCGCCAAGTTCATCTCGCAGCAGAACATCACCAACCTGCGGGTGTGGACGTCCTGCATGAAGAGGACCATCCAGACGGCCTCGGGGATCAGTGCGCCGCAGGAGAGGTGGAAGGCGCTCAACGAGATTGATGCC GGCATCTGTGAGGGACTGATGTACGAGGAGATCCAGGAGCAGTACCCGGAGGAGTTTGCCGCCAGGGACCAGAACAAATACTCCTACAG GTACCCGCGTGGTGAGTCGTACGAGGACGTGGTGGTGCGGCTGGAGAGCGTCATCATGGAGCTGGAGCGCCAGGAGAACGTGCTGGTGGTGGGCCATCAGGCGGTGCTGCGCTGCGTCCTCGCCTACTTCCTCGACAAGACAGGAG TGGAGTTGCCGTACATGAAAGTGCCGCTCCACACCATCATCAAGCTGACCCCGCAGGCGTACGGATGCAAGGTGGAGTTCTTCAAGATCCCCATCGACTGCGTTGACACCCACCGATCCAAGCCCGTG GTGACGCGCAgcgatgaggggaaggaggaggacatgcAGGGAGCCCCTAGAGGTGCAAGTGACATCATAGATGGAGTACAAGTCAATGTGTTGCAGGGACTAGTGGAAGGACTGTCTGTTTGTGACAATAGAACTGTTGAAAACGAAGAGAACGTGCAGGGGGCCGTGGGAGGCATTCAGTTGCCCGAGTCTGCCCGGGCGCTGTGGGCATTCATGAGGCCGAAGCACTAA
- the LOC126980280 gene encoding 6-phosphofructo-2-kinase/fructose-2,6-bisphosphatase 1-like isoform X5: MTGGGEKSKACAPGRVEIEVGMDYVNIPHVVAMVGLPARGKTYIAMKLARYLNWVGLPTKVFNVGDYRRQAIGDYQGHDFFHPRNREGTNVRNKCALDALQDVCEFLQSGGMVAVYDATNTNIERRQLIHHVICERMGYKLFFIESICNDPAIIETNIMECKVTNPDYTNMEKEDAVKDFLKRIEHYRLIYEPLDEEKESKYSFMKIYDAGRRVVVHKQEGHIESRIAYYLMNIHITPRSIYLTRHGESVYNQLGRIGGDSDLSHRGRQYANALAKFISQQNITNLRVWTSCMKRTIQTASGISAPQERWKALNEIDAGICEGLMYEEIQEQYPEEFAARDQNKYSYRYPRGESYEDVVVRLESVIMELERQENVLVVGHQAVLRCVLAYFLDKTGVELPYMKVPLHTIIKLTPQAYGCKVEFFKIPIDCVDTHRSKPVDCSVGRNPQDALVTVPSHY; the protein is encoded by the exons aGGTGGGCATGGACTACGTCAACATCCCTCACGTGGTGGCCATGGTGGGCCTACCAGCGAGGGGCAAGACCTACATCGCCATGAAGCTCGCCCGCTACCTCAACTGGGTGGGCCTGCCGACCAAAG TGTTCAATGTTGGTGACTACCGCCGCCAAGCCATTGGGGACTACCAGGGCCATGACTTCTTCCACCCCAGGAACAGGGAAGGCACCAACGTCAGGAACAAGTGTGCCCTCGATGCCCTGCAG GATGTGTGTGAGTTCCTGCAGTCCGGGGGCATGGTGGCCGTGTACgatgccaccaacaccaacatcgaGCGCCGGCAGCTGATCCACCACGTCATCTGTGAGCGCATGGGGTACAAGCTCTTCTTCATCGAGTCCATCTGCAACGACCCGGCCATCATTGAGACAAACATCATG GAGTGTAAGGTGACCAACCCCGACTACACCAACATGGAGAAGGAGGATGCGGTGAAGGACTTTTTGAAGCGCATTGAGCACTATCGTCTCATCTATGAGCCgctggacgaggagaaggagagcaaGTACAGCTTCATGAAGATCTATGACGCTG GTCGGCGAGTGGTCGTGCACAAACAGGAGGGTCACATCGAGAGCCGCATCGCCTATTACCTCATGAATATCCACATCACGCCACGCTCCATCTACCTGACTAGG CACGGCGAGTCAGTGTACAACCAGCTTGGAAGGATCGGTGGGGACTCGGACCTCTCCCACCGCGGCCGCCAGTACGCCAACGCCCTCGCCAAGTTCATCTCGCAGCAGAACATCACCAACCTGCGGGTGTGGACGTCCTGCATGAAGAGGACCATCCAGACGGCCTCGGGGATCAGTGCGCCGCAGGAGAGGTGGAAGGCGCTCAACGAGATTGATGCC GGCATCTGTGAGGGACTGATGTACGAGGAGATCCAGGAGCAGTACCCGGAGGAGTTTGCCGCCAGGGACCAGAACAAATACTCCTACAG GTACCCGCGTGGTGAGTCGTACGAGGACGTGGTGGTGCGGCTGGAGAGCGTCATCATGGAGCTGGAGCGCCAGGAGAACGTGCTGGTGGTGGGCCATCAGGCGGTGCTGCGCTGCGTCCTCGCCTACTTCCTCGACAAGACAGGAG TGGAGTTGCCGTACATGAAAGTGCCGCTCCACACCATCATCAAGCTGACCCCGCAGGCGTACGGATGCAAGGTGGAGTTCTTCAAGATCCCCATCGACTGCGTTGACACCCACCGATCCAAGCCCGTG GACTGTAGCGTTGGGAGAAACCCCCAAGACGCCCTCGTCACCGTCCCATCCCACTACTGA
- the LOC126980280 gene encoding 6-phosphofructo-2-kinase/fructose-2,6-bisphosphatase 1-like isoform X2, with protein MTGGGEKKVGMDYVNIPHVVAMVGLPARGKTYIAMKLARYLNWVGLPTKVFNVGDYRRQAIGDYQGHDFFHPRNREGTNVRNKCALDALQDVCEFLQSGGMVAVYDATNTNIERRQLIHHVICERMGYKLFFIESICNDPAIIETNIMECKVTNPDYTNMEKEDAVKDFLKRIEHYRLIYEPLDEEKESKYSFMKIYDAGRRVVVHKQEGHIESRIAYYLMNIHITPRSIYLTRHGESVYNQLGRIGGDSDLSHRGRQYANALAKFISQQNITNLRVWTSCMKRTIQTASGISAPQERWKALNEIDAGICEGLMYEEIQEQYPEEFAARDQNKYSYRYPRGESYEDVVVRLESVIMELERQENVLVVGHQAVLRCVLAYFLDKTGVELPYMKVPLHTIIKLTPQAYGCKVEFFKIPIDCVDTHRSKPVVTRSDEGKEEDMQGAPRGASDIIDGVQVNVLQGLVEGLSVCDNRTVENEENVQGAVGGIQLPESARALWAFMRPKH; from the exons aGGTGGGCATGGACTACGTCAACATCCCTCACGTGGTGGCCATGGTGGGCCTACCAGCGAGGGGCAAGACCTACATCGCCATGAAGCTCGCCCGCTACCTCAACTGGGTGGGCCTGCCGACCAAAG TGTTCAATGTTGGTGACTACCGCCGCCAAGCCATTGGGGACTACCAGGGCCATGACTTCTTCCACCCCAGGAACAGGGAAGGCACCAACGTCAGGAACAAGTGTGCCCTCGATGCCCTGCAG GATGTGTGTGAGTTCCTGCAGTCCGGGGGCATGGTGGCCGTGTACgatgccaccaacaccaacatcgaGCGCCGGCAGCTGATCCACCACGTCATCTGTGAGCGCATGGGGTACAAGCTCTTCTTCATCGAGTCCATCTGCAACGACCCGGCCATCATTGAGACAAACATCATG GAGTGTAAGGTGACCAACCCCGACTACACCAACATGGAGAAGGAGGATGCGGTGAAGGACTTTTTGAAGCGCATTGAGCACTATCGTCTCATCTATGAGCCgctggacgaggagaaggagagcaaGTACAGCTTCATGAAGATCTATGACGCTG GTCGGCGAGTGGTCGTGCACAAACAGGAGGGTCACATCGAGAGCCGCATCGCCTATTACCTCATGAATATCCACATCACGCCACGCTCCATCTACCTGACTAGG CACGGCGAGTCAGTGTACAACCAGCTTGGAAGGATCGGTGGGGACTCGGACCTCTCCCACCGCGGCCGCCAGTACGCCAACGCCCTCGCCAAGTTCATCTCGCAGCAGAACATCACCAACCTGCGGGTGTGGACGTCCTGCATGAAGAGGACCATCCAGACGGCCTCGGGGATCAGTGCGCCGCAGGAGAGGTGGAAGGCGCTCAACGAGATTGATGCC GGCATCTGTGAGGGACTGATGTACGAGGAGATCCAGGAGCAGTACCCGGAGGAGTTTGCCGCCAGGGACCAGAACAAATACTCCTACAG GTACCCGCGTGGTGAGTCGTACGAGGACGTGGTGGTGCGGCTGGAGAGCGTCATCATGGAGCTGGAGCGCCAGGAGAACGTGCTGGTGGTGGGCCATCAGGCGGTGCTGCGCTGCGTCCTCGCCTACTTCCTCGACAAGACAGGAG TGGAGTTGCCGTACATGAAAGTGCCGCTCCACACCATCATCAAGCTGACCCCGCAGGCGTACGGATGCAAGGTGGAGTTCTTCAAGATCCCCATCGACTGCGTTGACACCCACCGATCCAAGCCCGTG GTGACGCGCAgcgatgaggggaaggaggaggacatgcAGGGAGCCCCTAGAGGTGCAAGTGACATCATAGATGGAGTACAAGTCAATGTGTTGCAGGGACTAGTGGAAGGACTGTCTGTTTGTGACAATAGAACTGTTGAAAACGAAGAGAACGTGCAGGGGGCCGTGGGAGGCATTCAGTTGCCCGAGTCTGCCCGGGCGCTGTGGGCATTCATGAGGCCGAAGCACTAA